Proteins from a genomic interval of Microbacterium phyllosphaerae:
- a CDS encoding cell division protein CrgA has translation MARDRKTEEPEAPRSEGDAAPNAVWFKPVMVGFMLLGLAWILVFYISGMQFPIPGLDNWNLAIGLGIALIGFLMTTRWR, from the coding sequence ATGGCACGCGACCGTAAGACCGAAGAACCCGAAGCTCCGCGCAGTGAAGGCGACGCCGCTCCCAATGCGGTGTGGTTCAAGCCGGTGATGGTCGGCTTCATGCTGCTGGGTCTGGCCTGGATCCTCGTGTTCTACATCTCGGGCATGCAGTTCCCGATTCCCGGACTCGACAACTGGAACCTCGCGATCGGCCTGGGGATCGCCCTGATCGGCTTCCTCATGACGACCCGCTGGCGCTGA
- a CDS encoding class E sortase has translation MTASVVSGERRARPRRPRSRATFTSVLGELLLTAGVLVLLFVAWQMWIGDIIISAQKNDEGAAVSQEWASGPTPELPPVVEADDGTTTFEPVIPAAPADTERLGQMHVPRFGADYNVGIYGGTSRARTLDKLGIGVYTDSKMPGEVGNFAMAGHRTTWGKPFNQLDKLQVGDAIVVETPDGWFTYRFRTLEYVKPTQTEVLLDVPQMPGVETGEKYITLTACSPLYSLAERIVAYGIFESFQPRAEGPPPALTDPPPPPAAPSI, from the coding sequence ATGACTGCATCCGTCGTCTCGGGGGAGCGACGTGCACGGCCCCGTCGCCCTCGATCTCGCGCCACGTTCACGAGCGTCCTGGGTGAGCTTCTGCTCACCGCCGGCGTGCTCGTGCTGCTCTTCGTCGCCTGGCAGATGTGGATCGGCGACATCATCATCAGTGCGCAGAAGAACGACGAGGGCGCGGCGGTGTCGCAGGAATGGGCGAGCGGTCCCACTCCCGAACTGCCGCCGGTCGTCGAGGCGGACGACGGCACCACGACGTTCGAACCGGTGATTCCGGCCGCGCCGGCCGACACGGAGCGGCTCGGTCAGATGCACGTGCCGCGCTTCGGCGCCGACTACAACGTGGGGATCTACGGCGGCACCAGCCGTGCCCGCACGCTCGACAAGCTCGGCATCGGCGTCTACACCGACTCTAAGATGCCGGGTGAGGTGGGAAACTTCGCCATGGCGGGTCACCGCACCACCTGGGGCAAGCCGTTCAACCAGCTCGACAAGCTGCAGGTCGGCGATGCGATCGTCGTCGAGACGCCCGACGGCTGGTTCACCTACCGCTTCCGCACGCTCGAGTACGTGAAGCCCACTCAGACCGAGGTGCTGCTCGACGTGCCGCAGATGCCCGGAGTCGAGACCGGCGAGAAGTACATCACGCTCACCGCGTGCTCGCCTCTCTACTCGCTCGCCGAGCGCATCGTCGCCTATGGCATCTTCGAGAGCTTCCAGCCGAGGGCTGAGGGCCCGCCGCCCGCACTCACCGACCCGCCCCCGCCGCCCGCTGCGCCGTCGATCTAG
- a CDS encoding anthranilate synthase component II — MTRVLVVDNHDSFVHTLVGYLRELGAEASMIESDAADAAELDALLSGFDAVMLSPGPGRPEDAGASLDVVRAASRLRMPLLGVCLGHQAIAAAFGSPVTEAPELMHGMVSRVAHDGSALFAGIPSPFDVGRYHSLAVDEAALPEDVVVTARTESGTVMALANTTLPILGVQFHPESVLTEGGHRLLANWLELCGDADAVARSADLQPLS; from the coding sequence ATGACCCGGGTGCTCGTGGTGGACAACCACGACAGCTTCGTGCACACCCTGGTCGGCTACCTGCGCGAGCTCGGTGCAGAGGCGTCGATGATCGAGTCGGATGCGGCCGACGCCGCCGAGCTCGACGCGCTGCTCTCAGGATTCGACGCCGTCATGCTCTCTCCGGGTCCCGGCCGACCGGAGGATGCCGGCGCGTCGCTCGACGTGGTTCGCGCCGCCTCGCGTCTGCGGATGCCGCTGCTCGGGGTCTGCCTCGGACACCAGGCGATCGCTGCGGCGTTCGGGTCACCCGTGACCGAGGCGCCCGAGCTGATGCACGGCATGGTGTCGCGCGTCGCCCATGACGGTTCGGCACTGTTCGCCGGCATCCCTTCGCCCTTCGACGTGGGCCGCTATCACTCGCTCGCCGTCGACGAGGCCGCGCTCCCGGAGGATGTGGTGGTCACCGCCCGCACCGAGAGTGGCACGGTGATGGCGCTGGCGAACACGACGCTGCCGATCCTCGGCGTGCAGTTCCACCCCGAGAGCGTGCTCACCGAGGGCGGTCACCGTCTGCTCGCCAACTGGCTCGAGCTGTGCGGGGATGCGGACGCCGTGGCCCGCTCCGCCGATCTGCAGCCGCTGTCCTGA
- the pknB gene encoding Stk1 family PASTA domain-containing Ser/Thr kinase — MSTEQRVLAGRYRVDELIGHGGMAKVYRGYDLTLGRAVAIKILDPDLARDNAFRTRFRLEAQSASRMSHPSIVRVYDAGDPSTTDSSTDEPPYIVMELISGTLLKDIIAKGPVPVEDAVRYVDGILEALDYSHRAGVVHRDIKPGNVMVTDKGQVKVMDFGIARAVSDSSSTVAETTQIIGTAAYFSPEQAKGEPVDARADLYSTGVVLYELLTGRQPFRGESPVAVAYQHVSETPVPPTEVNEDSPGALDPIVLRALAKDPYQRYPDAAHFRAALDSAVSGHAPSRKELGALTSELYGPSPRAAQETARSLRQLSTDTTMARTQSGPPVAWIWAGVALLAVLLASVLFWVWTISMRPDDVPSSSRVVPDLVNVSSERAQSDLGELDLTAKLVLESSNDIVEGNVIRTDPEGGTAVSEGDSVTVYVSSGKETVVVPVLEGLSLDAAKDALKAAGLQLGTVIQRNDKGLAAETVMEASETAESEVAPKTVVNLVVASGRMTLTDVTGWTMDAAKAELERIGLTASPVELSDCPPTDPPTVVSMSAAPGDVAIGSTVELRYCVAAG; from the coding sequence GTGTCGACAGAGCAACGCGTTCTCGCGGGTCGCTACCGCGTCGACGAGCTCATCGGGCACGGCGGCATGGCGAAGGTGTACCGCGGGTACGACCTGACCCTCGGTCGCGCAGTCGCCATCAAGATCCTCGACCCCGATCTCGCTCGCGACAACGCCTTCCGCACCCGGTTCCGACTGGAGGCGCAGTCGGCCTCGCGCATGTCGCACCCCTCGATCGTCCGGGTCTACGACGCCGGAGATCCGTCGACCACCGACAGCAGCACCGATGAGCCTCCGTACATCGTGATGGAGCTCATCAGCGGAACCCTGCTGAAGGACATCATCGCGAAGGGCCCGGTTCCCGTCGAAGACGCCGTGCGCTACGTCGACGGCATCCTCGAAGCCCTCGACTACTCGCACCGCGCAGGCGTCGTTCACCGCGACATCAAGCCGGGCAACGTCATGGTGACCGACAAGGGCCAGGTCAAGGTCATGGACTTCGGCATCGCCCGAGCCGTGTCGGACTCGTCGTCGACCGTCGCCGAGACCACCCAGATCATCGGCACCGCCGCGTACTTCTCGCCCGAGCAGGCCAAGGGCGAGCCCGTCGACGCCCGAGCCGACCTCTACTCCACCGGTGTCGTGCTCTACGAGCTGCTCACGGGACGCCAGCCGTTCCGTGGCGAGTCGCCGGTCGCCGTCGCCTACCAGCACGTGAGCGAGACGCCCGTGCCGCCGACCGAGGTGAACGAGGACTCCCCCGGAGCCCTCGACCCGATCGTGCTGCGTGCCCTGGCGAAGGATCCGTACCAGCGGTATCCGGATGCTGCGCACTTCCGCGCCGCGCTGGATTCGGCTGTCTCGGGTCACGCGCCGAGCCGCAAGGAACTGGGCGCTCTCACGAGCGAGCTCTACGGACCGAGTCCTCGTGCCGCACAGGAGACCGCCCGCTCGCTGCGACAGCTGAGCACCGACACGACGATGGCGCGCACCCAGTCGGGGCCGCCCGTGGCGTGGATCTGGGCCGGCGTCGCCCTTCTGGCGGTCCTGCTCGCCTCCGTGCTCTTCTGGGTGTGGACGATCAGCATGCGCCCCGACGACGTTCCGTCGAGCTCGCGAGTCGTACCGGACCTCGTCAACGTCTCATCGGAGCGCGCTCAATCCGACCTCGGCGAGCTCGATCTCACGGCCAAGCTCGTGCTCGAGTCCAGCAACGACATCGTCGAGGGCAACGTGATCCGCACAGACCCCGAGGGCGGCACAGCGGTCAGCGAAGGCGATTCCGTCACGGTCTACGTCTCGTCCGGCAAGGAGACCGTGGTGGTCCCCGTGCTGGAGGGCCTGTCACTCGATGCGGCGAAGGATGCGCTCAAGGCAGCAGGGCTCCAACTCGGCACGGTGATACAGCGCAACGACAAGGGCCTGGCCGCCGAGACCGTCATGGAGGCGAGCGAGACGGCCGAGAGCGAGGTCGCGCCGAAGACGGTCGTGAACCTCGTGGTTGCGAGCGGTCGGATGACCCTCACCGACGTCACCGGATGGACCATGGACGCCGCCAAGGCCGAACTCGAACGCATCGGCCTCACCGCGAGCCCGGTCGAGCTCAGCGACTGCCCGCCGACGGATCCGCCGACCGTGGTCTCGATGTCGGCCGCGCCCGGCGATGTCGCGATCGGATCGACGGTCGAGCTGCGCTACTGCGTCGCTGCCGGCTGA
- a CDS encoding protein kinase domain-containing protein — MRPTQGVSFGGRYELQSRIAIGGMGEVWEATDHVIGRTVAIKILKDEYMGDPGFLERFRAEARHAALVNHEGIASVFDYGEENGSAYLVMELVPGEALSTVLERDGALSADKTLDIVAQTASALQAAHAAGLVHRDIKPGNLLITPDGRVKITDFGIARIADQVPLTATGQVMGTVQYLSPEQASGHPASPATDTYSLGIVAYECLAGKRPFTGESQVAIAMAQINEQPPPLPPTVPIPVQNLVMAMIAKKPADRPSSSATVARAAQALRRGDLNSAAIAVPAIATGGVASDDATRLLTASGDDGATRILPTTAQLPTGEEVEEDGEKKKKRSPWTWPLIALIALLVIVLGGTVFALMNQGDGDPKPTESTTTSQSAKPTPSDTPTEEPEQVDVDALGLEGMQCEAARAAAVNAGLQAECVVGNTVAPNANQVGTVESVQPGGNVEPGTLLTLTTFKEQVQVGKPSGTPTLAGTPTEGEPVTLNWPSFECPSGTPARSAFEVTLTNATFSGGNPGESIRSFGPSVLSTQIVPGTAGQSITATFRVFCGSDMPSEQSDAMPGVVILPAAPTDGGDGGGGEDGTEG; from the coding sequence ATGAGACCGACGCAGGGTGTGTCGTTCGGTGGTCGCTACGAGCTGCAGTCGCGTATTGCGATCGGCGGCATGGGCGAGGTGTGGGAGGCGACGGATCACGTCATCGGACGCACCGTGGCCATCAAGATCCTCAAGGACGAGTACATGGGGGACCCCGGGTTCCTCGAGCGGTTCCGCGCTGAAGCGCGCCATGCCGCACTCGTGAACCATGAGGGCATCGCGAGCGTCTTCGACTACGGCGAGGAGAACGGCAGCGCGTACCTCGTCATGGAGCTCGTGCCCGGCGAGGCTCTCTCGACCGTCCTCGAGCGCGACGGCGCGCTCAGTGCCGACAAGACCCTCGACATCGTCGCCCAGACGGCATCCGCTCTGCAGGCAGCCCACGCTGCCGGCCTCGTGCACCGCGACATCAAGCCGGGAAACCTGCTGATCACGCCTGACGGGCGCGTCAAGATCACCGACTTCGGCATCGCCCGCATCGCCGACCAGGTGCCGCTGACGGCCACCGGTCAGGTCATGGGCACGGTGCAGTACCTCTCCCCCGAGCAGGCCTCCGGCCACCCGGCATCCCCCGCGACCGACACCTACTCGCTGGGTATCGTCGCGTACGAGTGCCTCGCGGGCAAGCGCCCCTTCACCGGTGAGTCGCAGGTCGCGATCGCGATGGCGCAGATCAACGAGCAGCCCCCGCCGCTGCCGCCGACCGTGCCGATCCCGGTGCAGAACCTCGTCATGGCGATGATCGCCAAGAAGCCCGCCGATCGTCCGTCGTCGTCGGCCACGGTCGCTCGTGCAGCCCAGGCGCTGCGACGCGGCGACCTCAACTCCGCGGCGATCGCGGTGCCGGCGATCGCGACCGGTGGTGTCGCCTCCGACGACGCCACGCGGCTGCTCACGGCATCGGGCGACGACGGCGCGACCCGCATCCTCCCCACCACGGCTCAGCTCCCCACGGGAGAAGAGGTCGAGGAGGACGGCGAGAAGAAGAAGAAGCGCAGCCCGTGGACGTGGCCGCTCATCGCCCTCATCGCCCTGCTGGTGATCGTGCTCGGCGGAACCGTCTTCGCGCTGATGAACCAGGGCGACGGCGACCCGAAGCCGACCGAATCGACGACGACGAGCCAGTCGGCCAAGCCGACGCCGTCGGACACGCCGACCGAGGAGCCCGAGCAGGTCGACGTCGATGCCCTCGGCCTCGAGGGCATGCAGTGCGAGGCCGCGCGCGCCGCCGCGGTCAACGCGGGTCTGCAGGCCGAGTGCGTCGTCGGCAACACGGTCGCACCGAATGCGAACCAGGTCGGCACGGTCGAGTCCGTGCAGCCCGGTGGCAACGTGGAGCCGGGAACGCTCCTCACGCTCACGACGTTCAAGGAGCAGGTCCAGGTGGGCAAGCCGTCGGGAACCCCGACTCTCGCCGGCACGCCCACCGAGGGTGAGCCGGTCACGCTCAACTGGCCGAGCTTCGAGTGCCCCTCGGGCACGCCCGCTCGCTCCGCCTTCGAGGTGACGCTCACCAACGCGACGTTCTCGGGTGGCAACCCCGGCGAATCGATCCGCAGCTTCGGGCCGAGCGTCCTGTCGACGCAGATCGTGCCCGGCACGGCAGGTCAGAGCATCACCGCGACGTTCCGCGTGTTCTGCGGGAGCGACATGCCGTCCGAGCAGTCGGACGCCATGCCTGGCGTGGTCATCCTCCCTGCCGCCCCCACCGACGGTGGCGACGGTGGCGGCGGCGAGGACGGCACCGAAGGCTGA
- a CDS encoding peptidoglycan D,D-transpeptidase FtsI family protein — MTKELRRLSIVMLFMFISLFAATSWIQVVEADALGQNPNNRRTLLDSYEIQRGSIIVDDVAIASSTPSDDKYQFQRVYMDAAMWAPVTGYFNPALQSATGIEQAMNADLSGTGSNAFFAEIERILSGKPQSGFSVELSLDTAAQTAAYQALEGLNGAVVAIEPKTGRILAMVSTPGFDTNQLATHDADAANSAYDQLVADANKPLSNRAIAGDLNPPGSTFKLVVAAAAYASGEWTPDSTLPNPARYTLPGSNNTVANAWGGKCGNAATVTISEAIRLSCNIPMAELAVQLGDDAIREMAEKFGFNKSFSMPLESTPSSYPTGLDDAQTALTGFGQGQVTATPLQIAMVAAGIANDGVVMNPRLIDSVIGDDLSVIRADGDTEFGRALDADVADQVTASMVASVSTGAAQGARIDGVDVAGKTGTTENDNKPYTLWFTGFAPADDPEVAVAVLVEDGGGQGQSGSGDTIAAPIAKKVIEAVLGR, encoded by the coding sequence ATGACCAAAGAACTCCGTCGACTCAGCATCGTGATGCTGTTCATGTTCATCTCGCTGTTCGCGGCGACCAGCTGGATCCAGGTCGTCGAGGCCGATGCTCTCGGCCAGAACCCGAACAACCGACGCACCCTGCTCGACAGCTATGAGATCCAGCGCGGATCGATCATCGTCGACGACGTCGCGATCGCCTCGTCCACCCCGTCCGACGACAAGTACCAGTTCCAGCGCGTCTACATGGATGCCGCGATGTGGGCGCCCGTGACCGGATACTTCAACCCGGCGCTGCAGTCGGCGACCGGCATCGAGCAGGCGATGAACGCCGACCTCTCGGGCACGGGCTCGAACGCGTTCTTCGCCGAGATCGAGCGCATCCTGTCGGGAAAGCCGCAGAGCGGATTCAGTGTCGAGCTGTCGCTCGACACCGCAGCCCAGACCGCGGCGTACCAGGCGCTCGAAGGACTCAACGGCGCCGTCGTCGCGATCGAGCCGAAGACGGGGCGCATCCTGGCCATGGTCTCGACCCCGGGGTTCGACACGAACCAGCTCGCGACGCACGATGCGGATGCGGCGAACTCGGCGTACGACCAGCTCGTCGCCGATGCGAACAAGCCGCTCTCGAACCGCGCGATCGCCGGCGACCTCAACCCTCCGGGGTCGACCTTCAAGCTCGTCGTCGCGGCGGCCGCGTACGCCTCCGGCGAGTGGACGCCCGACTCCACGCTGCCCAACCCCGCGCGCTACACGCTGCCCGGCTCGAACAACACCGTGGCGAACGCCTGGGGTGGCAAGTGCGGCAACGCCGCGACCGTGACGATCTCCGAGGCGATCCGACTGAGCTGCAACATCCCCATGGCAGAGCTCGCCGTACAGCTCGGCGACGACGCGATCCGCGAGATGGCCGAGAAGTTCGGCTTCAACAAGAGCTTCTCGATGCCGCTGGAATCCACGCCGTCGAGCTACCCGACCGGGCTCGACGACGCGCAGACTGCACTCACCGGCTTCGGGCAGGGACAGGTCACCGCCACCCCGCTGCAGATCGCCATGGTCGCGGCCGGGATCGCCAACGACGGCGTCGTGATGAACCCGCGTCTGATCGACTCCGTGATCGGCGACGACCTCTCGGTGATCCGGGCTGACGGTGACACCGAGTTCGGCCGTGCACTCGACGCCGATGTCGCCGATCAGGTGACGGCATCGATGGTCGCGAGCGTCTCAACCGGAGCTGCTCAGGGTGCAAGAATAGACGGGGTCGATGTCGCCGGTAAGACCGGTACGACCGAGAACGATAACAAGCCGTACACGTTGTGGTTCACCGGTTTCGCACCGGCGGACGACCCCGAGGTGGCAGTAGCGGTCCTCGTCGAAGACGGCGGTGGACAAGGGCAGTCAGGATCCGGCGACACCATCGCCGCTCCGATTGCGAAGAAGGTCATAGAGGCGGTGCTGGGCAGATGA
- a CDS encoding FtsW/RodA/SpoVE family cell cycle protein → MTTDVTADTSVIKALKRMRMPQTQRNREFWLLLFAVAISGAALTLVQLGALGVIDPMILAIGGGLAVLAFAVHFVLRAVASAADPFLLPIATLLTGLGIAMIYRIDIAKSLTGWNAYSTKQLAWTAISLAGAITCIILLRNYRVLFRYTYIFGLSGILLLLLPFVPGLRIPDANAAVWVSLGGMFAFQPGELAKICLAIFFAGYLVRTRESLTSVGTRFLGITWPRMRELGPVLVVWAISLGIIVIQRDLGTGTLIFGMFVAMLYVATGKTSWVLIGLALVAAGVAVATQILSYVQGRFINWLFLFDPDKVDPDVAGFQPMQGLFGLAHGGLLGTGWGQGRPEVTPLAHSDYIITSLGEEIGLIGLFAILCLYMVFVSRGVRIGLAGQDDFGKLLATGLSFTIALQVFIMVGGVTRIIPLTGLTTPFLAAGGSSLVANWLIVAILLRISDGVRSQPRAVIG, encoded by the coding sequence ATGACCACCGACGTCACGGCCGACACCAGCGTCATCAAGGCCCTCAAGCGCATGCGGATGCCGCAGACGCAGCGCAACCGCGAGTTCTGGCTGCTCCTGTTCGCCGTCGCGATCAGCGGCGCGGCCCTCACCCTCGTGCAGCTCGGCGCACTCGGTGTGATCGACCCGATGATCCTCGCGATCGGCGGCGGTCTCGCCGTTCTCGCCTTCGCCGTGCACTTCGTGCTGCGGGCGGTCGCCTCCGCAGCCGACCCGTTCCTGCTGCCCATCGCCACCCTGCTCACGGGCCTCGGCATCGCGATGATCTACCGCATCGACATCGCCAAGTCCCTCACGGGCTGGAACGCGTACTCGACGAAGCAGCTCGCCTGGACCGCCATCTCGCTGGCCGGTGCCATCACCTGCATCATCCTGCTGCGCAACTACCGCGTCCTGTTCCGCTACACCTACATCTTCGGCCTCTCCGGCATCCTGCTTCTGCTCCTGCCGTTCGTCCCCGGACTCCGCATTCCCGACGCGAACGCCGCCGTCTGGGTGTCGCTGGGCGGCATGTTCGCGTTCCAGCCGGGTGAGCTCGCGAAGATCTGCCTCGCGATCTTCTTCGCCGGCTACCTCGTGCGCACGCGAGAGAGCCTGACCTCGGTGGGAACGCGATTCCTCGGCATCACCTGGCCGCGCATGCGCGAACTCGGCCCTGTGCTCGTGGTGTGGGCGATCTCGCTCGGCATCATCGTGATCCAGCGCGACCTCGGCACCGGAACCCTGATCTTCGGCATGTTCGTCGCGATGCTCTACGTCGCCACCGGCAAGACCAGCTGGGTGCTCATCGGCCTCGCGCTGGTCGCGGCGGGCGTGGCGGTCGCGACGCAGATCCTCAGCTACGTGCAGGGACGCTTCATCAACTGGCTGTTCCTGTTCGACCCCGACAAGGTCGACCCCGATGTCGCCGGATTCCAGCCGATGCAGGGCCTGTTCGGCCTCGCGCACGGCGGTCTCCTCGGCACCGGCTGGGGTCAGGGTCGCCCCGAAGTCACTCCGCTCGCGCACAGCGACTACATCATCACCAGCCTCGGTGAGGAGATCGGCCTGATCGGGCTGTTCGCGATCCTCTGCCTGTACATGGTGTTCGTCAGTCGCGGTGTGCGCATCGGCCTCGCCGGGCAGGACGACTTCGGCAAGCTGCTCGCCACCGGCCTCTCGTTCACCATCGCACTGCAGGTGTTCATCATGGTCGGCGGTGTCACGCGGATCATCCCGCTCACCGGTCTGACCACCCCGTTCCTCGCCGCCGGCGGATCCTCGCTCGTCGCCAACTGGCTGATCGTCGCGATCCTGCTGCGCATCTCCGACGGCGTCCGCAGCCAACCCAGGGCGGTGATCGGCTGA
- a CDS encoding PP2C family protein-serine/threonine phosphatase, which translates to MVFEGSSAAISHTGKVRSNNQDSGYSGANLFVVADGMGGHAGGDVASSIAIHRMEPLDQPYTSVDDAQASLQAAATTAAGDLIRAAKDRPELAGLGTTLSAVIMVDDYAVIGHIGDSRIYLYRDDAVTQITADHTFVQRLVDSGRITPEEARYHPRRSVLMRVLSDMDADPELDMFVMHTQPGDRWLLCSDGLSGVVDEAHILKAMRMGMAPGRTADNLLKQALDGGAPDNVTIVLVEVGGQHAMHSGTATIVGSASNPANVTVPPVRAPRGNWLHPVRQAANEPSHFEPAPEYLEELIEEDRRRAKRRRYGWIAGMLVVIAMLVFAAFAAYSWTQTRYFVGADEDSVVIFQGVQQNIGPITLSTPLRDTDILLADLPPYQRDSVERTITARSFSDAEAIVARLQAGADRVIGETPLPTPVPTPTSTEDAG; encoded by the coding sequence ATGGTCTTCGAAGGCTCGAGCGCCGCGATCTCCCATACGGGCAAGGTCCGCTCCAACAACCAGGACTCCGGATATTCCGGGGCGAACCTGTTCGTCGTCGCCGACGGCATGGGCGGCCACGCGGGCGGCGACGTCGCCTCGAGCATCGCGATCCACCGCATGGAGCCGCTCGACCAGCCGTACACGTCGGTCGACGACGCGCAGGCCTCACTCCAGGCCGCCGCGACCACGGCCGCCGGCGACCTGATCCGCGCCGCGAAGGATCGCCCCGAGCTCGCCGGCCTCGGCACCACGCTGAGCGCGGTGATCATGGTCGACGACTACGCGGTCATCGGTCACATCGGCGACTCGCGCATCTACCTCTACCGCGACGATGCCGTGACGCAGATCACTGCGGATCACACGTTCGTGCAGCGGCTCGTCGACTCCGGCCGCATCACGCCGGAGGAGGCGCGGTACCACCCGCGTCGTTCGGTGCTCATGCGTGTGCTCAGCGACATGGATGCCGATCCAGAACTCGACATGTTCGTCATGCACACCCAGCCTGGCGACCGCTGGCTACTGTGCTCCGACGGCCTCTCGGGCGTCGTCGACGAGGCGCACATCCTCAAGGCGATGCGCATGGGCATGGCCCCCGGCCGCACCGCTGACAACCTGCTGAAGCAGGCGCTCGACGGAGGTGCGCCCGACAACGTCACGATCGTCCTCGTCGAGGTCGGTGGACAGCACGCCATGCACTCGGGCACCGCGACGATCGTCGGCTCGGCGTCGAACCCCGCCAACGTCACCGTGCCCCCGGTGCGCGCACCCCGAGGCAACTGGCTGCACCCCGTGCGCCAGGCCGCGAACGAGCCCAGCCACTTCGAGCCGGCCCCCGAGTACCTCGAGGAGCTCATCGAAGAGGATCGCCGACGCGCCAAGCGCCGACGCTACGGATGGATCGCCGGGATGCTGGTCGTCATCGCGATGCTCGTGTTCGCGGCGTTCGCGGCGTACAGCTGGACGCAGACGCGTTACTTCGTCGGCGCCGATGAGGACAGCGTCGTGATCTTCCAGGGCGTTCAGCAGAACATCGGTCCGATCACGCTCTCGACTCCGCTGCGCGACACCGACATCCTGCTCGCCGACCTGCCGCCCTACCAGCGCGACTCGGTGGAACGCACGATCACGGCGCGCTCGTTCTCCGACGCCGAGGCGATCGTCGCGAGGCTTCAGGCCGGCGCCGACCGCGTCATCGGCGAGACCCCGCTGCCCACTCCGGTGCCCACGCCGACGTCGACGGAGGACGCAGGATGA
- a CDS encoding FHA domain-containing protein FhaB/FipA, with translation MSTPSELVLLLLRVGFLLLLWFFVFGVVYSLRADLFGMKVRKLPAEAAAATPAPTAAPAASRPASAKPSTGPATVATAKRLVITSGPKAGLELPLGSDTLTIGRSSESALVIRDDYTSSHHARLLLRGDSWAIQDLDSTNGTFVAGQRVTGGPVGLALGTPIKVGATTFELRA, from the coding sequence GTGAGCACTCCCAGTGAACTCGTCCTCCTGCTGCTGCGCGTCGGCTTCCTGCTGCTGCTGTGGTTCTTCGTGTTCGGCGTCGTCTACTCGCTGCGCGCCGATCTGTTCGGCATGAAGGTGCGAAAGCTCCCCGCCGAGGCGGCCGCGGCGACACCGGCACCGACCGCCGCCCCGGCGGCATCCCGCCCCGCCTCCGCGAAGCCGAGCACGGGCCCGGCGACCGTCGCGACCGCCAAGCGACTCGTCATCACGTCCGGTCCCAAGGCCGGCCTCGAGCTCCCCCTGGGCAGCGACACCCTGACGATCGGACGCTCGAGCGAATCCGCACTCGTCATCCGCGACGACTACACCTCCAGTCACCACGCCCGCCTTCTGCTGCGTGGCGACAGCTGGGCCATCCAGGACCTCGACTCGACCAACGGAACGTTCGTCGCCGGTCAGCGGGTGACGGGCGGTCCGGTCGGTCTCGCCCTCGGCACCCCGATCAAGGTGGGCGCCACGACCTTCGAGCTGCGAGCCTGA
- a CDS encoding FhaA domain-containing protein: MGLLDSFEKGLERAVNSAFAKTFRSGIQPVEIASALRREADTKAAVVSRDRIIAPNSFVVRLSTDDAERMLGLGGALTDELHALLTKHAKSQGYSFSGPLSISLESDDKIATGTINVSSGTVEGRVNWQAVIDVDGRRHSLTRARTVIGRGTDADITIADAGSSRKHVEVLWDGERAMMRDLGSTNGTKVNGQKVREAALPTDTTITIGRTDLVFRIVPVASPSRPPRPRDDDATRAFGALS; this comes from the coding sequence GTGGGACTACTTGACAGCTTTGAGAAGGGTCTCGAGCGCGCTGTGAACAGCGCCTTCGCGAAGACCTTCCGCAGCGGCATCCAGCCCGTGGAGATCGCTTCGGCCCTTCGGCGCGAGGCAGACACCAAAGCGGCTGTGGTGAGCCGCGACCGCATCATCGCGCCCAACAGCTTCGTCGTGCGCCTCAGCACCGATGATGCCGAGCGCATGCTCGGACTCGGCGGAGCTCTCACCGACGAACTGCATGCTCTTCTCACGAAGCACGCGAAGTCGCAGGGCTACAGCTTCTCGGGTCCGCTGTCGATCAGCCTCGAGAGCGACGACAAGATCGCGACCGGCACGATCAACGTCAGCTCGGGCACCGTCGAGGGCCGCGTCAACTGGCAGGCTGTGATCGACGTCGACGGACGCCGCCACTCCCTCACCCGCGCCCGCACGGTCATCGGCCGGGGCACGGATGCCGACATCACCATCGCGGATGCCGGATCCAGCCGCAAGCACGTCGAGGTCCTGTGGGACGGCGAGCGCGCCATGATGCGTGACCTCGGATCGACCAACGGCACCAAGGTGAACGGCCAGAAGGTACGCGAGGCCGCGCTCCCCACCGACACCACGATCACCATCGGACGCACCGATCTGGTGTTCCGTATCGTTCCCGTCGCCTCCCCGTCACGCCCTCCGCGGCCGCGTGACGACGACGCGACCCGTGCGTTCGGAGCCCTCTCGTGA